A region of Arabidopsis thaliana chromosome 5, partial sequence DNA encodes the following proteins:
- a CDS encoding ATPase, F1 complex, delta/epsilon subunit (ATPase, F1 complex, delta/epsilon subunit; FUNCTIONS IN: hydrogen ion transporting ATP synthase activity, rotational mechanism, zinc ion binding; INVOLVED IN: response to salt stress; LOCATED IN: mitochondrion, mitochondrial proton-transporting ATP synthase complex, mitochondrial proton-transporting ATP synthase complex, catalytic core F(1); EXPRESSED IN: 25 plant structures; EXPRESSED DURING: 16 growth stages; CONTAINS InterPro DOMAIN/s: ATPase, F1 complex, delta/epsilon subunit, N-terminal (InterPro:IPR020546), ATPase, F1 complex, delta/epsilon subunit (InterPro:IPR001469); Has 1807 Blast hits to 1807 proteins in 277 species: Archae - 0; Bacteria - 0; Metazoa - 736; Fungi - 347; Plants - 385; Viruses - 0; Other Eukaryotes - 339 (source: NCBI BLink).) — protein sequence MFKQASRLLSRSVAAASSKSVTTRAFSTELPSTLDSTFVEAWKKVAPNMDPPQTPSAFMKPRPSTPSSIPTKLTVNFVLPYTSELTGKEVDMVIIPASTGQMGVLPGHVPTIAELKPGIMSVHEGTDVKKYFLSSGFAFLHANSVADIIAVEAVPLDHIDPSQVQKGLAEFQQKLASATTDLEKAEAQIGVEVHSAINAALSG from the exons ATGTTTAAACAAGCTTCTCGTCTCCTCTCCCGATCTGTCGCCGCCGCATCTTCCAAATCGGTGACGACTCGTGCCTTTTCAACGGAACTTCCATCGACGCTCGATTCCACTTTCGTCGAGGCATGGAAGAAAGTCGCACCGAATATGGACCCACCGCAGACTCCTTCTGCTTTCATGAAACCTCGTCCTTCCACTCCTTCTTCTATCCCGACGAAGCTCACCGTCAATTTTGTCCTCCCTTACACATCTGAGCTTACCGGGAAAGAG GTCGACATGGTCATCATTCCCGCATCAACAGGACAAATGGGTGTCTTGCCCGGACACGTTCCAACAATTGCTGAGCTAAAACCTGGCATCATGTCCGTCCATGAAGGCACTGACGTGAAGAAATACTTCTTGAGCAGTGGTTTTGCATTCCTCCACGCAAATTCCGTCGCTGACATAATCGCGGTGGAAGCTGTGCCGCTTGACCACATTGACCCTAGCCAAGTCCAAAAGGGTTTAGCTGAGTTCCAACAGAAACTTGCTTCTGCCACAACAGATCTTGAGAAAGCAGAGGCACAGATTGGTGTTGAAGTTCACAGTGCCATCAACGCAGCTCTCTCGGGCTAA
- a CDS encoding MraZ (unknown protein; FUNCTIONS IN: molecular_function unknown; INVOLVED IN: biological_process unknown; LOCATED IN: endomembrane system; EXPRESSED IN: 23 plant structures; EXPRESSED DURING: 13 growth stages; BEST Arabidopsis thaliana protein match is: unknown protein (TAIR:AT5G11700.2); Has 1807 Blast hits to 1807 proteins in 277 species: Archae - 0; Bacteria - 0; Metazoa - 736; Fungi - 347; Plants - 385; Viruses - 0; Other Eukaryotes - 339 (source: NCBI BLink).), translating to MLGLVFLCVLLVSTPCFSLSQYGVTEFESSVRLFSDEASGNSTSSPISVTCQDLDGVGSLNTTCTLNSNLRFDSDVYVYGTGNLNILAHVLVDCPVEGCMITFNVSGTIHLGQSARIVAGSVVFSAINLTMDSNSSIYTTALAGPPPSQTSGTPYGIDGAGGGHGGRGASCVKSNKTTYWGGDVYAWSSLHDPWSYGSEGGVKLSTKNIRGKGGGRVKLILTDTVHVNGTVSADGGDAGEEGGGGSGGSICIRAVKLKGYGKISASGGRGWGGGGGGRISLDCYSIQEDVKVFVHGGASIGCPKNAGAAGTYFNAELVSLRVGNDNMTTETETPLLDFPTRPLWSNIYVDNNAKVLVPLLWTRMQVGGQISLYRGSSIVFGLSKYPISEFELVAEELLMSNSVIKVFGALRLVTKMLLMLNSVIQIDGEGNPAVPSSVLEVRNLAVLKGKSVITSNTNLGVYGQGMLTLSGPGDAIKGQRLSLSQFYNITVGPGSILQAPLDDYESKNAVTQTLCESKTCPIDLISPPDDCHVNYTLSFSLQICRVEDILVRGLVKGSIIQIHRARTVVVTDDGLITASGFGCSAGLGKGLYSNGAGSGAGHGGRGGSGIFNGRVCNGGHTYGDPDFPCELGSGAESPDKSYGNVTGGGMIVIGSIQFPLLTLNLRGSLSSDGQSLWKPTANGNRSLVGGVGGGSGGTILLFLQMLELSKNSSLSVRGGRGGPLGGGGGGGGRLHFHWDMLHTGDEYSPVAIVKGSISNRGGAGDNGGRFGEEGTMTGKKCPKGLYGTFCLECPIGTYKNVEGSDKRLCTPCPPEHLPSRAKFVYVRGGVSEPVCPYKCVSEKYRLPNCYTPLEELVYTFGGPLPFTLLLSCVVVVLGLLLSTLSIKLLRLSFYGANSIEHQSAHCLPHLLSLSEVRGAKSEDTQTHAYRMYFMGPNNFREPWHLPYSPPGAIIEIVYEDAFNSFINEINSTAAYDWWEGSVHSILSVLANPCAWSWKQWRRRRKIHRLQEYVKSQYDHSCLRSCRSRALYKGMKVGATPDLMVAYIDFFLGGDEKRVDMVSIIQKRFPMCILFGGDGSYMSPYSLHSDTLLTNLLGQHIPPSVWHRFVAGLNAQLRTVRHGSIRSALLPVIRWINSHGNPQLEFHGVRIELGWFQATASGYYQLGILVFVGDFPLNTVNRSLSFSRSDDESPGNNSACPSKSLIELQQNLIQPGHGLSRKRINGGINGGLINEISLESLEYRRDLLFPFSLLLNNTRPVGRQDTLLRFISILLLADLSVTLLALLQFYWLALAAFLAILLILPLSLLCPFPAGLNALLSKEMRRASLTRIYGLWNATSLTNVIVAFICGVIHSGFFTDELPNIWNAIRDDDKWWVLPTFLLLLKSIQARFLDWHVANLEVPDFSLLCPDPDTFWAYESGA from the exons ATGCTTGGACTTGTGTTCTTGTGTGTCCTTTTGGTCTCTACGCCATGTTTTAGCTTATCACAGTATGGGGTCACTGAATTTGAGAGCTCTGTGAGATTGTTTTCAGATGAAGCTTCTGGAAATTCTACTAGTTCTCCGATTTCTGTGACTTGTCAAGACCTGGATGGTGTTGGATCGTTGAATACCACTTGTACATTGAACTCGAATTTGCGATTCGATTCCGATGTTTATGTATATGGAACTGGTAATCTGAACATACTTGCACATGTCTTAGTTGATTGCCCTGTTGAAGGATGTATGATCACCTTCAATGTATCTGGAACTATTCATTTGGGTCAATCAGCAAGAATTGTTGCTGGTTCTGTGGTTTTTTCTGCTATCAACTTAACAATGGATAGCAATTCGTCTATCTACACGACAGCATTGGCTGGACCACCACCTTCTCAGACTAGTGGAACACCATATGGTATTGATGGTGCCGGTGGAGGCCATGGTGGGAGAGGTGCTTCCTGTGTGAAGAGTAATAAAACGACTTATTGGGGTGGTGATGTTTATGCTTGGTCGTCTTTGCATGATCCGTGGAGCTATGGGAGTGAGGGAGGGGTTAAGTTATCCACAAAGAATATCAGAGGCAAAGGTGGAGGTCGTGTTAAACTCATATTGACGGACACAGTACATGTGAATGGAACTGTTTCCGCAGATGGTGGTGATGCTGGAGAGGAAGGGGGTGGAGGATCTGGAGGAAGTATCTGTATTCGTGCGGTAAAGCT GAAGGGTTACGGTAAAATATCTGCATCGGGTGGGAGGGGATGGGGTGGAGGTGGCGGAGGAAGGATCTCTCTTGACTGTTACAGCATACAAGAAGATGTCAAAGTTTTTGTTCatg GTGGCGCAAGTATCGGGTGCCCCAAAAATGCAGGAGCAGCTGGAACATACTTTAATGCTGAATTAGTGAGTTTAAGGGTTGGAAATGATAACATGACTACAGAGACAGAAACTCCTTTGCTCGATTTTCCTACAAGGCCTCTGTGGTCAAACATCTATGTAGATAATAATGCAAAAGTTTTGGTCCCGCTGCTGTGGACCAGAATGCAG GTCGGAGGTCAAATCAGTCTTTATCGGGGAAGCAGCATTGTTTTCGGGTTATCAAAATATCCAATTTCAGAATTTGAGCTTGTTGCTGAAGAACTTTTAATGAGTAACTCCGTTATAAAG GTTTTTGGTGCATTACGACTTGTTACGAAGATGCTGCTCATGTTGAATTCTGTGATTCAAATTGATGGTGAAGGAAACCCTGCAGTGCcttcctctgttcttgaaGTTCGCAACCTTGCAGTTCTAAAG gGAAAATCCGTCATTACTTCTAATACGAACTTGGGTGTATATGGTCAAGGAATGTTGACGCTATCTGGTCCTGGGGATGCAATTAAAGGCCAAAGACTTTCCTTATCTCAATTTTACAACATAACT GTTGGACCAGGCTCTATACTTCAAGCACCACTTGATGATTATGAAAGCAAAAACGC GGTTACTCAGACCCTTTGTGAGAGCAAAACATGCCCAATAGATTTAATCAGTCCGCCGGATGATTGCCATGTCAATTATACACTATCCTTTTCCCTTCAG atATGTCGAGTTGAGGACATTCTTGTGAGAGGACTTGTGAAAGGAAGCATAATTCAAATCCACAGGGCGAGAACGGTAGTAGTTACTGATGATGGCTTGATAACTGCATCTGGATTTG GTTGCAGTGCTGGGTTGGGGAAGGGACTTTATTCAAATGGGGCTGGTAGTGGTGCTGGGCATGGAGGACGAGGGGGATCAGGCATTTTCAATGGGAGAGTATGCAACGGAGGACATACCTATGGTGATCCTGATTTTCCCTGTGAGTTAGGAAGCGGAGCAGAGAGTCCAGATAAATCATATGGGAATGTGACTGGTGGAGGGATGATAG TAATTGGCTCCATCCAGTTTCCTCTTTTGACTCTTAATCTGCGGGGATCTCTGAGCTCTGATGGTCAAAGCCTTTGGAAGCCAACAGCGAATGGTAACAGATCTTTGGTCGGTGGAGTTGGTGGGGGATCTGGTGGGACgattcttcttttccttcagATGCTTGAACTCTCAAAGAATTCATCTCTATCAGTTCGAGGGGGCCGGGGTGGGCCTCTTGGgggtggtggaggtggaggagggAGACTTCACTTTCACTGGGACATGTTACATACTGGGGACGAGTATTCTCCTGTTGCAATTGTCAAGGGGTCCATTAGTAATAG AGGAGGTGCAGGGGACAATGGAGGTCGATTCGGGGAAGAGGGAACAATGACTGGGAAAAAGTGTCCAAAGGGACTCTACGGTACATTCTGCTTG GAATGCCCCATTGGCACTTACAAGAACGTCGAAGGCTCTGACAAACGTCTTTGTACTCCCTGCCCGCCTGAGCATCTTCCAAGTCGTGCAAAATTTGTATACGTACGAG GAGGAGTTAGCGAACCTGTTTGTCCCTATAAATGTGTATCAGAAAAATACAGATTGCCAAACTGCTATACACCTCTGGAAGAGCTTGTCTATACATTTGGAGGGCCATTGCCctttactcttcttctatctTGTGTGGTGGTAGTTTTGGGTCTGTTGCTAAGCACATTAAGTATCAAATTGCTCAGGTTGAGTTTCTATGGTGCTAATTCCATTGAACACCAGAGTGCACATTGTTTACCCCATCTTCTGTCACTCTCTGAG GTTCGAGGCGCAAAATCTGAGGACACGCAAACCCATGCTTACCGTATGTACTTCATGGGTCCAAACAATTTCAGGGAACCTTGGCATCTGCCCTACTCTCCTCCTGGTGCAATCATAGAGATAGT GTACGAAGATGCTTTTAACAGctttattaatgaaataaaCTCTACCGCAGCATATGATTGGTGGGAAGGGTCTGTGCACAGCATTCTTTCAGTTCTTGCAAATCCTTGTGCCTGGTCGTGGAAACAATGGCGTCGCAGGAGAAAAATTCATCGCCTTCAAGAATATGTCAAATCTCAATATGACCATTCTTGCCTCCGCTCATGCAGATCTAGAGCTCTCTACAAAGGGATGAAG GTTGGAGCCACTCCGGATCTGATGGTTGCATACATAGATTTCTTCCTTGGCGGTGACGAGAAGCGTGTAGATATGGTCTCTATTATACAGAAAAGATTCCCAATGTGCATACTTTTTGGAGGAGATGGAAGTTATATGTCACCCTATAGTCTCCATAGTGATACACTGTTAACAAATCTTCTTGGCCAG CACATCCCACCGAGTGTTTGGCACCGGTTTGTTGCTGGTTTAAATGCTCAGCTTAGGACTGTGAGGCACGGATCAATTCGGTCAGCATTACTTCCTGTCATTAGGTGGATAAACAGCCATGGAAATCCTCAACTCGAATTCCATGGAGTAAGAATTGAACTTGGATGGTTTCAAGCTACAGCTTCTGGATATTACCAACTTGGTATCTTGGTTTTTGTTGGCGATTTTCCTCTGAACACTGTAAACAGATCACTGTCGTTCAGCAGAAGTGACGACGAGTCCCCTGG GAACAACTCTGCATGTCCAAGCAAATCTCTTATCGAGTTGCAGCAAAACTTGATCCAACCAGGACATGGATTATCTCGGAAGAGGATCAATGGTGGAATCAATGGAGGCCTCATCAATGAGATTTCACTAGAATCTTTGGAGTATCGAAGGGATTTactttttccattttctctcttattgaACAACACTCGACCTGTTGGGCGTCAG GATACTCTTCTCCGTTTTATTTCCATCCTTCTCCTTGCTGATCTTTCAGTTACGCTACTTGCATTACTTCAGTTCTATTGGCTTGCCCTTGCAGCCTTTCTTGCTATCCTCCTGATTCTCCCTCTCTCCCTTCTTTGCCCATTCCCTGCCGGCCTTAACGCTTTATTAAGTAAAGAAATGAGAAGAGCCTCACTTACTCGTATCTACGGCCTGTGGAATGCTACATCTCTAACAAACGTC ATTGTGGCTTTCATTTGCGGTGTCATTCATTCCGGGTTTTTCACTGACGAGCTACCAAACATCTGGAACGCCATAAG GGATGATGATAAATGGTGGGTATTACCAACATTCCTCTTGTTACTCAAGTCAATACAAGCTCGGTTCCTTGATTGGCACGTCGCAAATCTAGAAGTACCagacttttctcttctttgtccaGATCCAGATACCTTCTGGGCATATGAATCTGGAGCTTGA